In one window of Henckelia pumila isolate YLH828 chromosome 1, ASM3356847v2, whole genome shotgun sequence DNA:
- the LOC140868594 gene encoding auxin-responsive protein SAUR40 — MEFEAETKKKSNSLFKKLESYMSMNRRSKSSSSSSSSSSAATSMFSKSRSWHGSKTGRVSIPNGCFSVYVGPEKQRFVIETKCLNHSLFRMLLEDAETEYGFNCDGPLLLPCEVDLFCKVLAEMKCTTSTDHDYTYASCSPFVNPARRLGKSDMAKGYSSYGLLTPPRWLKINHF, encoded by the coding sequence atggaATTTGAGGCGGAGACGAAGAAGAAAAGTAATTCCCTGTTCAAGAAACTCGAGAGTTACATGTCGATGAACCGACGATCAAAATCatcgtcttcttcttcttcttcttcttccgcgGCGACGAGTATGTTTTCCAAGAGCAGGTCCTGGCACGGTAGTAAAACAGGCCGTGTAAGCATTCCCAACGGGTGTTTCTCGGTGTACGTCGGGCCGGAAAAGCAAAGGTTCGTGATCGAGACCAAGTGTTTGAACCACTCTCTGTTCAGGATGCTGCTGGAGGATGCCGAAACGGAATACGGGTTCAACTGTGATGGCCCTTTGCTGTTGCCATGTGAAGTCGATCTCTTTTGCAAAGTGTTGGCTGAAATGAAATGCACCACAAGTACCGATCATGATTATACCTACGCCTCTTGCAGTCCCTTCGTCAATCCTGCGCGACGGTTAGGCAAAAGCGACATGGCCAAAGGTTATAGCTCTTATGGCCTCCTAACCCCGCCGCGATGGCTCAAAATAAATCACTTTTGA